The proteins below come from a single Candidatus Binatia bacterium genomic window:
- a CDS encoding isocitrate lyase/PEP mutase family protein, whose protein sequence is MAKNTSATAPRPPAAAVRALVKRGEPIVMGGLHDGVSARLAEKAGFPLAFMGGYAVAASLLGEPDIGLLTQAEMADAARRLCRLVSMPVLVDADTGYGGIPNAVRTAELYAQAGAAGIFLEDQVWPKRCGHMVGKAVVDRADWLAKLRAVVELRPKTDLFVVARTDARAPLGLEEAIRRGRAALDVGVDAVFVEAPQSVAELDAIAMGIPGPKVANMVEWGKTPLLGPAELHQRGFDLIVFPVAAILAQAKAIGDVYSTLIHRGNTGSIMKQLYPFEKFNDLLGLEEHRKREKTSLAHAKTARPALRSVPKTRALKRPTRGTKR, encoded by the coding sequence ATGGCGAAGAACACCTCAGCCACCGCGCCGCGGCCCCCGGCCGCGGCCGTGCGCGCGCTCGTGAAGCGCGGAGAGCCCATCGTCATGGGCGGACTCCACGACGGCGTCTCGGCGCGCCTGGCGGAGAAGGCCGGATTCCCGCTGGCCTTCATGGGTGGCTACGCCGTCGCTGCCTCCCTTCTGGGCGAGCCCGACATCGGGCTGCTCACTCAAGCCGAGATGGCCGACGCAGCTCGACGCCTTTGCCGGCTCGTCTCCATGCCCGTCCTCGTGGACGCCGACACGGGCTACGGCGGGATCCCGAACGCCGTGCGCACTGCGGAACTCTACGCCCAGGCCGGAGCGGCCGGCATCTTCCTCGAAGATCAGGTCTGGCCGAAACGCTGCGGGCACATGGTCGGAAAAGCCGTCGTCGATCGCGCCGACTGGCTCGCGAAGCTACGCGCCGTCGTCGAACTGCGACCGAAAACCGATCTCTTCGTCGTCGCACGCACCGACGCGCGCGCCCCACTCGGACTCGAAGAGGCGATCCGCCGCGGGCGCGCCGCTCTCGATGTCGGCGTGGATGCCGTCTTCGTCGAAGCACCGCAATCCGTCGCCGAACTCGACGCGATCGCGATGGGCATCCCCGGACCGAAGGTCGCGAACATGGTCGAGTGGGGAAAGACCCCGCTGCTGGGGCCGGCCGAACTTCACCAACGCGGGTTCGACCTCATCGTCTTTCCGGTCGCCGCGATTCTCGCGCAGGCCAAGGCGATCGGCGACGTGTACTCCACGCTCATCCACCGCGGCAACACGGGCTCGATCATGAAGCAGCTCTACCCGTTCGAGAAATTCAACGACCTGCTCGGTCTCGAAGAACACCGTAAGCGTGAGAAGACGTCTCTCGCCCACGCCAAGACGGCGCGCCCGGCACTCCGATCCGTTCCAAAAACGCGCGCCCTCAAGCGCCCGACGCGCGGCACCAAGCGCTGA
- a CDS encoding EVE domain-containing protein, producing the protein MPKQYWLVKQEPTKYPWSQLVKDKKTYWDGVRNYQARNNLKEMKKGDLVLYYHSIVGTEVVGICEVVREFYQDPTIDDDRWVVVDLAAKRALKRPVTLAEIKEDKALSEMALIKQSRLSVMPVAKPEFDRILKLGSKAG; encoded by the coding sequence ATGCCCAAGCAATACTGGCTCGTGAAACAAGAACCCACCAAGTACCCCTGGTCCCAACTCGTCAAGGACAAGAAGACATACTGGGACGGCGTTCGGAACTACCAGGCCCGCAACAACTTGAAGGAGATGAAGAAGGGCGACCTCGTGCTCTACTATCACTCCATCGTCGGGACCGAGGTGGTCGGTATTTGCGAGGTCGTGCGCGAGTTCTACCAGGATCCGACGATCGACGACGATCGGTGGGTCGTCGTCGATCTCGCGGCGAAGAGGGCGCTGAAGCGCCCCGTCACTCTCGCGGAGATCAAAGAGGACAAGGCGTTGTCCGAGATGGCCCTCATCAAGCAATCGCGCTTGAGCGTCATGCCCGTCGCTAAGCCCGAATTCGACCGGATTCTGAAACTCGGGTCCAAAGCCGGCTGA
- a CDS encoding sulfatase, translating to MQRRNPIIAAAIAFAILGTAAFGLRTYLDRPAPPPEGPWNVILLLADTLRADRMSVYGYDRATTPALEARSNGATVFERARSQTACTPTSVASLLTSRYPAELLSWSSKSFAIPESMQTLPEALQAAGLRTIAVSASEIVRKTPSNINRTGGFGRGFDVFDDESCTRQNARCLHQRAMKHLKETTGPFFLYLHYMDVHHPYLPPRHHTRKFTAGDDKGLPVWLRSGDPDPIIRLHRGRPPGQRDVSLDQLPFLSDRYDEEILYLDGEIERLLRSLDGRGLLRKSIVILASDHGEMFLEQDELNHCLGVWDTVTRTPLMVWIPGLTGGRRVDIAVENLDVMPTVLDYAGLPTDALEGESLRPLLEGTSNDPRLAFSSQGVRRSVDDGRFKLIFDLQNGASRLYDLHADPFERSDASSTHPDENRRLQDGLHAWMAGHGETTGDADAIERSRSVEKRLQSLGYLQ from the coding sequence ATGCAGAGACGAAACCCCATCATCGCGGCGGCGATCGCCTTCGCGATCCTCGGCACCGCGGCGTTCGGATTGCGAACGTATCTCGACAGGCCGGCACCTCCCCCCGAGGGGCCCTGGAACGTGATCCTCCTCCTCGCGGACACCCTGCGAGCGGATCGGATGAGCGTTTACGGTTACGACCGTGCGACGACGCCGGCTCTGGAGGCCCGTTCGAATGGCGCGACGGTCTTCGAGCGGGCGCGCAGTCAGACCGCCTGCACTCCGACCTCGGTCGCCTCCCTGCTGACGTCGCGCTACCCGGCCGAGCTTCTGAGCTGGAGTAGTAAATCGTTCGCAATTCCCGAGAGCATGCAGACGCTACCCGAGGCGCTGCAGGCGGCCGGCCTCCGCACCATCGCGGTTTCCGCCAGCGAGATCGTGCGCAAGACACCGTCGAACATAAACCGGACCGGCGGCTTCGGTCGCGGCTTCGACGTCTTCGACGACGAGTCCTGCACGAGGCAGAACGCCCGCTGCCTGCACCAACGCGCGATGAAACACCTCAAGGAAACGACGGGCCCGTTCTTCCTCTATCTCCACTACATGGACGTGCATCACCCGTACCTCCCACCGCGCCACCACACCCGGAAGTTCACCGCCGGCGACGACAAGGGCCTGCCCGTGTGGCTGCGCAGCGGCGACCCCGACCCGATCATTCGCCTGCACCGCGGGCGCCCGCCGGGCCAGCGAGACGTGAGTCTCGATCAGCTCCCCTTCCTCTCCGATCGCTACGACGAAGAGATCCTCTACCTCGACGGCGAGATCGAACGGTTGCTCCGCAGTCTCGACGGGCGAGGTCTCCTCAGGAAGTCGATCGTGATTCTCGCCTCGGACCACGGCGAGATGTTCCTCGAGCAAGACGAGCTCAACCACTGCCTGGGCGTGTGGGACACGGTGACCCGCACCCCGCTCATGGTTTGGATTCCCGGCCTTACGGGAGGCCGGCGCGTCGACATCGCCGTCGAAAACCTCGACGTCATGCCCACGGTGCTCGACTACGCGGGTCTCCCCACGGACGCGCTCGAAGGAGAGAGCCTGCGGCCGCTCCTCGAAGGCACGTCGAACGACCCTCGCCTCGCCTTCAGCTCCCAGGGGGTGAGACGCAGCGTCGACGACGGACGCTTCAAGCTGATCTTCGATCTTCAGAACGGCGCTAGCCGACTCTACGACCTCCACGCCGATCCGTTCGAGCGCAGCGACGCTTCCAGCACGCATCCGGACGAAAACCGTCGGCTTCAGGACGGCCTCCACGCGTGGATGGCCGGTCACGGCGAGACAACCGGAGACGCCGACGCGATCGAGCGGAGCCGGAGCGTCGAGAAGAGGCTTCAGTCCCTCGGGTACCTGCAGTAG
- a CDS encoding NAD(P)-dependent oxidoreductase, which yields MSFEPEDFDPVLAAYPGLEIVHHATPADLKAALPEMELVDTWGFSPRWYERAPKLRAVITPAAGRDWVADDPSGHVPVHPGTFHGPLIAESMLSFMLHFNRRVPQMLENERRREWDRNIQFPSALLRNQHAVIVGYGSIGRHCAKLLTAIGMTVAGCQRTHASGVDAESGARYCSPADLPQELARADHVVLLLPGGDATNGYLSRELLGSVKRGARVYNFGRGTTSLETDLLWALEEGILSGAGLDVTEVEPLPAESPLWEHPAVFVQPHSSCVYDEYRPLHVVELVERLRPYVE from the coding sequence ATGAGCTTCGAGCCGGAGGACTTCGATCCGGTTCTGGCGGCGTATCCCGGCCTCGAAATCGTCCACCACGCCACACCGGCGGACCTGAAGGCGGCGTTGCCCGAGATGGAGCTCGTCGACACCTGGGGGTTCTCGCCCCGGTGGTACGAGCGAGCGCCGAAGCTACGAGCGGTGATCACGCCGGCTGCGGGGCGCGACTGGGTGGCGGACGATCCGTCCGGCCACGTCCCGGTTCACCCGGGAACGTTCCACGGGCCGCTCATCGCCGAATCGATGCTGAGCTTCATGCTGCACTTCAATCGACGCGTGCCGCAGATGCTCGAGAACGAGCGGCGCCGGGAGTGGGATCGCAACATTCAGTTTCCGAGTGCGCTGCTTCGCAATCAGCATGCGGTGATCGTCGGGTACGGGTCGATTGGGCGGCATTGTGCGAAGCTCCTCACTGCGATCGGGATGACCGTTGCCGGTTGCCAGCGCACGCACGCGAGTGGCGTCGACGCCGAGAGCGGGGCGCGGTACTGCTCTCCCGCCGACCTGCCGCAGGAGCTCGCGCGCGCCGATCACGTCGTGTTGCTGCTCCCGGGAGGAGACGCGACGAACGGCTATCTCTCTCGCGAACTGCTGGGGTCCGTGAAGCGTGGCGCTCGCGTCTACAACTTCGGACGCGGTACGACGTCGCTGGAAACAGATCTCCTCTGGGCGCTCGAGGAGGGGATCCTCTCGGGTGCCGGTCTCGACGTTACCGAGGTCGAGCCGCTTCCCGCCGAGTCGCCCTTGTGGGAACACCCTGCGGTGTTCGTGCAGCCGCACTCGTCGTGCGTCTACGACGAGTACAGACCACTCCACGTAGTGGAACTCGTGGAGCGCCTGCGCCCGTACGTAGAGTGA
- a CDS encoding thiolase family protein, translating into MSTKREAVIVATARTGMAKSFRGSFNMTRPDDLAAAAVKKVLEKTPKLDPAEIDDCVMGTGFSEGPQGFNVGRNVALMSGLPVTVAGSTVSRFCSSGLNAVMVGAHMIQAEGADAVMVGGLESITMLQNDLNTTNLFNPWILDHKKEVYMPMGATAEIVASRYDVSRESQDEFALASQKNTAAAQQSGKFDEEIFSMTVTMQVKDKATGEISEKEVVVDKDECNRPQTTLDGLQTLKGAFDENGSVTAGNSSQLSDGASANLLMSAERAEKLGIEPLGYFRGCVYAGCEPDEMGIGPVFAVPKLLERNGLKIDDIDIVELNEAFASQAVYCRDRLGIDPEKVNPNGGAISIGHPYGMTGSRMAGTLLLELRRRKQRYGIVTMCVGGGMGAAGLFEAIN; encoded by the coding sequence ATGTCGACGAAGCGCGAAGCCGTAATCGTAGCCACCGCACGGACAGGTATGGCCAAGTCCTTCCGCGGATCCTTCAACATGACCCGACCCGACGATCTCGCCGCCGCTGCCGTGAAGAAGGTCCTCGAAAAGACGCCCAAGCTCGACCCGGCGGAGATCGACGACTGCGTGATGGGAACCGGGTTCTCCGAGGGCCCGCAGGGCTTCAACGTCGGCCGCAACGTCGCCCTCATGTCGGGCCTTCCGGTTACGGTTGCCGGCTCCACGGTGAGCCGCTTCTGCTCGTCGGGCCTCAATGCGGTCATGGTCGGCGCGCACATGATTCAGGCCGAAGGTGCGGACGCGGTCATGGTGGGCGGCCTCGAGTCGATCACCATGCTGCAGAACGACCTCAACACCACGAACCTCTTCAACCCGTGGATTCTCGACCACAAGAAAGAGGTCTACATGCCGATGGGCGCGACCGCCGAGATCGTCGCCAGTCGTTACGACGTGAGTCGCGAGTCTCAGGACGAGTTCGCTCTCGCCTCGCAGAAGAACACGGCGGCCGCGCAGCAGTCCGGCAAGTTCGACGAGGAGATCTTCTCGATGACCGTCACCATGCAGGTGAAGGACAAGGCCACCGGTGAGATCTCGGAGAAGGAAGTCGTCGTCGACAAGGACGAGTGCAACCGGCCGCAGACGACTCTCGACGGACTGCAGACCTTGAAGGGCGCGTTCGACGAGAACGGCAGCGTCACCGCCGGCAACTCGTCGCAGCTGTCCGATGGTGCGTCGGCCAACCTCCTCATGTCGGCCGAGCGCGCCGAGAAGCTCGGCATCGAGCCTCTCGGCTACTTCCGGGGCTGCGTCTACGCCGGCTGTGAGCCAGACGAGATGGGCATCGGCCCGGTGTTCGCCGTGCCCAAGCTCCTCGAGCGCAACGGCCTCAAGATCGACGACATCGACATCGTCGAGCTGAACGAGGCCTTCGCCTCGCAGGCCGTCTACTGCCGTGACCGCCTCGGGATCGACCCCGAAAAGGTGAACCCCAACGGCGGCGCCATCTCGATCGGCCATCCGTACGGCATGACCGGCTCGCGCATGGCGGGCACGCTGCTCCTCGAACTCCGTCGCCGCAAGCAGCGCTACGGCATCGTCACGATGTGCGTCGGTGGCGGCATGGGCGCCGCCGGTCTCTTCGAAGCGATCAACTAG
- the dtd gene encoding D-aminoacyl-tRNA deacylase: MRAVVQRVRQAHVAVAEETVGQIGAGLLVLLGVGREDGAEDSAKLARRIVGLRIFDDADGRMNLSLAEVGGEMLVVSQFTLWGDVNSGRRPSWGRAAPAEVAEPLYRDFVEAVRAMDVTVAEGRFGADMDVHLTNQGPVTLLFDG, from the coding sequence ATGCGCGCCGTGGTTCAACGCGTTCGGCAGGCGCACGTGGCTGTCGCTGAGGAGACCGTTGGACAGATCGGCGCGGGCCTCCTGGTTCTCCTCGGGGTCGGGCGTGAAGACGGCGCCGAGGATTCTGCGAAGTTGGCGCGTAGGATCGTCGGTCTGCGGATTTTCGACGACGCGGACGGCAGGATGAACCTCTCGCTCGCCGAGGTCGGAGGCGAGATGCTCGTCGTTTCTCAGTTCACCCTTTGGGGAGACGTGAACTCGGGACGCCGTCCCTCCTGGGGGCGCGCCGCGCCGGCCGAGGTGGCGGAGCCCTTGTATCGCGACTTCGTCGAAGCGGTCCGGGCGATGGACGTGACGGTTGCCGAAGGGCGATTCGGCGCGGACATGGACGTTCATCTGACGAACCAGGGGCCTGTAACCCTGCTCTTCGACGGCTAG
- a CDS encoding dual specificity protein phosphatase family protein, translating to MAARSWSGVSHPFMRPAGRPGVSRILDGRLLIGEYPTPDDIDWLRDEHGIQAVVSLQDDIDLTYKSIDLPSLEGAYAKAGIPLHRFGVIDGDPDDLIPSLEAILARLHELLGENRRVYVHCNAGYNRAPSVAIAYLHAHHGLSLDEAHSFVRERRACAPYLSALRRHFDQ from the coding sequence GTGGCTGCCCGTTCCTGGTCCGGTGTTTCGCACCCGTTCATGCGCCCTGCTGGCCGTCCCGGCGTCTCGAGGATTCTCGACGGGCGCCTTCTCATCGGGGAGTACCCGACGCCGGACGACATCGATTGGCTTCGCGACGAACACGGCATCCAGGCCGTCGTGTCGCTGCAGGACGACATCGATCTCACCTACAAGAGCATCGACCTGCCGTCGCTCGAAGGTGCGTACGCAAAGGCGGGAATTCCGCTCCATCGGTTCGGGGTGATCGATGGCGATCCGGATGATTTGATCCCGTCGCTCGAGGCGATCCTCGCGAGGCTGCACGAGCTGCTCGGCGAGAACCGTCGGGTGTACGTTCACTGCAACGCCGGCTACAACCGGGCGCCCAGCGTGGCGATCGCCTATCTGCACGCGCACCATGGGCTGTCGCTGGACGAGGCCCACTCGTTCGTCAGAGAACGACGGGCCTGTGCGCCTTACCTGTCGGCGCTCAGACGACACTTCGACCAGTGA
- a CDS encoding class II fumarate hydratase has protein sequence MSTRTETDSLGPIEVPNEAYYGAQTQRAVENFPVSGQRFPRRFIQALGLVKWAAALENEARGTLEPELSRAIADAAEEVIGGGRDADFPLDVFQTGSGTSTNMNANEVISNRAIEMLGGEMGSKKPVHPNDHVNMGQSSNDVIPTTTHLAALLALKDDLLPALRKLHASLGKKAGEFASIAKTGRTHLMDAAPVTLGQEFSGYAAQIERGIRRVESTEAHLAELALGGTACGTGLNAPEGYAAAIIARVAERTKLPLVEAPNHFEAQGGRDACVETSGALRTIAVSLMKIANDLRWLGSGPRAGLAEIQLPSLQPGSSIMPGKVNPVIPEMCRQVSAQVMGNDTAISVGGALGDFELNVMIPVIAHNLLGSISILTNACTLLADRCVDGIIANEDRCQHDAERNLQVGAALNTVIGYDRAGDLVKGAVKTDRSIREVAEEAGVMPADRLAEVLDPLKLTRGGVI, from the coding sequence ATGAGCACCCGCACCGAAACCGACAGCCTGGGCCCGATCGAAGTCCCGAATGAGGCGTACTACGGCGCTCAGACCCAGCGCGCCGTCGAGAATTTCCCGGTCTCCGGGCAACGTTTTCCCCGCCGGTTCATCCAGGCGTTGGGTCTCGTGAAATGGGCCGCCGCGCTGGAGAACGAGGCTCGCGGGACACTCGAGCCCGAGCTCTCCCGCGCAATCGCGGACGCGGCCGAGGAAGTCATCGGAGGGGGCCGTGATGCCGATTTTCCCCTAGACGTCTTTCAGACCGGTTCGGGTACGTCGACGAACATGAACGCGAACGAGGTCATCTCGAACCGCGCGATCGAGATGCTCGGTGGCGAGATGGGTAGTAAGAAGCCCGTTCACCCGAACGACCACGTCAACATGGGACAGTCCTCGAACGACGTCATCCCTACGACCACACACCTCGCCGCCTTGCTCGCGCTGAAAGACGATCTCCTTCCAGCGCTCCGGAAGCTCCACGCAAGTCTCGGCAAGAAGGCCGGTGAATTCGCTTCCATCGCAAAGACCGGTCGGACGCATCTCATGGATGCGGCGCCGGTGACCCTCGGTCAGGAGTTCAGCGGCTATGCGGCTCAGATCGAGCGGGGCATTCGTCGCGTCGAGAGTACAGAGGCGCACCTCGCGGAACTCGCGCTGGGCGGAACCGCGTGTGGCACGGGTCTGAACGCGCCTGAGGGATACGCTGCCGCGATCATCGCGCGGGTCGCGGAACGCACGAAGCTGCCGCTCGTCGAAGCGCCGAACCACTTCGAAGCGCAGGGCGGGCGCGATGCGTGCGTCGAGACGAGCGGAGCGCTGCGCACGATTGCGGTGAGTCTCATGAAGATCGCGAACGATCTTCGATGGCTCGGCTCCGGTCCGCGCGCCGGCCTCGCTGAGATTCAACTGCCGTCGCTGCAGCCCGGTTCCTCGATCATGCCCGGCAAGGTGAACCCGGTCATCCCTGAGATGTGCCGGCAGGTCTCGGCTCAGGTCATGGGGAACGACACTGCGATCTCCGTCGGTGGTGCCCTCGGCGACTTCGAACTCAACGTGATGATCCCCGTGATCGCGCACAACCTCCTGGGCTCGATCTCGATTCTCACGAACGCCTGCACACTTCTGGCCGACCGATGCGTCGATGGGATCATCGCCAACGAGGATCGCTGCCAGCACGACGCCGAGCGCAACCTCCAGGTCGGCGCCGCCCTCAATACGGTGATCGGCTACGACCGGGCCGGTGATCTGGTGAAGGGAGCGGTCAAGACTGACCGGTCGATCCGGGAGGTGGCGGAAGAGGCTGGGGTCATGCCGGCCGACCGGCTCGCCGAGGTACTGGATCCTCTGAAGCTGACCCGCGGCGGGGTTATCTGA
- a CDS encoding response regulator, which yields MSVQRGSLDSAKQALVRPVAGDPARLVRVFRALQELGVSGHGDLAEQLHDVLVIGCREFDLPVGVLLKIRGTTASVLGAVTPDDFIVSYSAFPLADSYCGAIVEAGALVGFPDTAQAVFPTWPSDPVLHLESYIGVPVRVAGEVYGVVSFGGPELRKEPFSAEEKEILEALAKHLEVVLGGQEYFAQAVTALNEISSAPIESLFEALAIKAAELLDVEYVLVCELDGHGKDQLKTRAYFGNGTIHSTYEHTLAGTPCAEVIAHGGFHCAEGVRGAFPDDHDLVTLGAESYLGAAIKNSEGVTVGQIATLSTSVMPASSRRDLLIGLLASRASGGFERARMERELKEQRELFELASEAGHIGLWDMDLISRTLRIDATARDMLGIDENCPDALQAWRDAIHPADREEVGEVIGAHIRGETEAFLVEHRVERKDGTTRWVLVRGRAVRDTAGRAIRTVSTGFDITDKKDLEGERQRLEAKVQQAQQLESVGVLAGGLTHDFNNLLMGVLGNAGLARRSVQRGSTIDQKIAEIEIAAQRAAELTNQMLAYSGRARFTADSFDLNGLVEEMARLLRTVVSKKAALSLQLGNELLPIEADAAQVRQVVMNLITNASDSLADQPGAVTMATGMRHFDPHFLSGVVPDADLTEGQYAYLEVVDTGVGMDDDTLGRIFDPFFTTKFTGRGLGLAAVLGIMRSHGGGIRVQSAPGEGTRATVIFPPSEAEESMLEDDPGVDDDAWEGQGAVLVVDDEELVRNLMVTILEDAGFEVLTANDGVEALEVFEANSDRIRLILLDMMMPRMNGEEVYTEIRAKNPETSIILMSGFSEEQATRGILGDDAKFLKKPFQINALLDTIQRILDS from the coding sequence ATGAGTGTTCAGCGAGGCAGCCTCGACTCCGCCAAGCAGGCTCTGGTGCGCCCAGTGGCCGGGGATCCAGCCCGGCTCGTGCGGGTCTTTCGCGCCCTGCAGGAACTCGGAGTCAGTGGGCACGGCGACCTCGCAGAGCAGCTTCACGACGTGCTCGTCATCGGATGTCGAGAGTTCGATCTGCCCGTCGGGGTGTTGCTCAAGATCCGTGGGACGACGGCGTCGGTTCTCGGTGCGGTGACCCCGGACGATTTCATCGTCAGCTACTCGGCGTTCCCGCTCGCCGATAGCTACTGCGGCGCGATCGTGGAGGCGGGTGCTCTGGTCGGCTTCCCGGACACGGCTCAGGCGGTTTTTCCGACGTGGCCCAGTGATCCGGTTCTCCACCTCGAGTCGTACATCGGTGTGCCGGTTCGGGTGGCAGGTGAGGTGTACGGCGTCGTCAGCTTCGGTGGCCCGGAGCTTCGGAAGGAACCCTTCTCTGCGGAGGAGAAGGAGATTCTCGAAGCACTCGCCAAGCATCTCGAGGTCGTCCTCGGTGGTCAGGAGTACTTCGCGCAGGCCGTGACGGCGCTCAACGAAATATCGAGCGCGCCGATCGAGAGCCTCTTCGAGGCGCTCGCGATCAAGGCTGCCGAGCTTCTCGATGTCGAATACGTGCTCGTTTGCGAGCTTGACGGTCACGGGAAGGATCAGCTCAAGACGCGTGCCTATTTTGGCAACGGCACGATCCACTCGACGTACGAGCATACGCTCGCGGGGACGCCGTGCGCCGAGGTGATCGCGCACGGTGGGTTCCATTGTGCAGAGGGGGTCCGGGGTGCTTTCCCCGACGATCATGACCTCGTGACGCTGGGTGCCGAGAGCTATCTGGGTGCGGCGATTAAAAACAGCGAGGGCGTGACCGTCGGCCAGATCGCGACTCTGAGCACTTCGGTTATGCCGGCTTCGTCGCGCAGGGATCTCCTGATCGGGCTCCTCGCCTCGCGTGCCAGTGGTGGGTTCGAACGGGCGCGGATGGAACGCGAGCTCAAGGAACAGAGAGAGCTCTTCGAGCTCGCGTCGGAGGCCGGTCACATCGGTCTTTGGGACATGGATCTGATTTCACGGACCCTCCGGATCGACGCGACCGCGCGGGATATGCTCGGCATCGACGAGAATTGCCCCGACGCGCTGCAGGCATGGCGCGACGCGATCCATCCCGCCGACCGTGAGGAAGTTGGGGAGGTCATCGGCGCACACATCCGGGGCGAGACGGAAGCCTTTCTGGTCGAGCACCGGGTCGAGCGCAAAGACGGCACGACGCGGTGGGTTCTCGTCCGCGGGCGTGCGGTTCGCGACACAGCCGGCCGCGCCATCCGGACCGTGAGCACCGGCTTCGACATTACGGACAAGAAGGATCTCGAGGGCGAGCGTCAGCGGCTGGAAGCGAAGGTCCAGCAGGCCCAGCAGCTGGAAAGTGTGGGCGTCCTCGCCGGCGGTCTCACCCACGACTTCAACAATCTGCTGATGGGTGTCCTCGGGAACGCGGGCCTCGCCCGGCGCTCGGTTCAGCGCGGTTCTACGATCGACCAGAAGATCGCCGAGATCGAGATCGCGGCCCAGCGAGCCGCGGAGCTCACCAATCAGATGCTCGCGTACTCGGGCCGAGCACGCTTCACCGCTGACTCATTTGATCTGAACGGACTCGTCGAAGAGATGGCGCGGCTCCTGCGGACGGTCGTGTCGAAGAAGGCCGCGTTGTCGCTTCAGCTGGGGAACGAATTGCTGCCGATCGAAGCGGACGCGGCGCAGGTACGGCAGGTCGTGATGAACCTCATCACGAATGCCTCGGACTCCCTCGCCGATCAGCCGGGTGCCGTCACAATGGCGACCGGCATGAGGCACTTTGATCCGCACTTTCTCTCCGGCGTCGTTCCGGACGCCGATCTGACCGAAGGCCAGTACGCGTATCTCGAAGTGGTCGACACCGGTGTCGGCATGGACGACGACACGCTCGGGCGCATTTTCGATCCGTTCTTCACGACGAAGTTCACGGGACGTGGGCTCGGGCTCGCCGCGGTGCTCGGCATCATGCGAAGCCACGGCGGCGGAATCCGGGTGCAGAGCGCTCCGGGTGAGGGCACGCGCGCCACTGTGATCTTCCCCCCGTCGGAAGCCGAGGAGTCGATGCTCGAGGACGATCCCGGCGTCGACGACGACGCGTGGGAGGGGCAGGGCGCTGTCCTCGTCGTGGACGACGAGGAGCTCGTCCGGAACCTCATGGTCACCATCCTCGAGGACGCGGGGTTCGAGGTTCTGACCGCGAACGACGGCGTCGAGGCGTTGGAAGTCTTCGAGGCCAACTCCGACCGAATTCGGCTCATCCTGCTCGACATGATGATGCCGCGGATGAACGGGGAGGAGGTCTACACCGAGATTCGAGCCAAGAATCCCGAGACCTCGATCATCCTGATGAGTGGTTTCTCCGAAGAGCAGGCCACCCGCGGCATTCTGGGCGACGACGCCAAGTTCCTGAAGAAGCCGTTCCAGATCAACGCGCTCCTGGACACGATCCAGAGGATCCTCGACTCCTAG